A DNA window from Vigna unguiculata cultivar IT97K-499-35 chromosome 10, ASM411807v1, whole genome shotgun sequence contains the following coding sequences:
- the LOC114165251 gene encoding uncharacterized protein LOC114165251 — protein sequence MTFIEATQSGNLILEPCLLIGQSVLVLFDSGATYSFISNACVERLNLEKRDLGCELLVSTPSSSQVATSSVCVGCVMEVVGRRFKVNLVCLPQEGLDIILGMDWLSNNHVIIDCE from the coding sequence ATGACCTTCATAGAGGCTACCCAGTCAGGTAACCTTATTCTTGAGCCTTGTTTGTTAATTGGTCAGTCAGTTTTAGTGTTGTTCGACTCTGGAGCAACATATTCCTTCATTTCTAATGCTTGTGTGGAGAGACTAAACTTGGAGAAACGTGATTTGGGATGTGAGTTGCTGGTGTCGACTCCTTCCTCAAGTCAGGTAGCAACCAGTTCAGTCTGCGTGGGGTGTGTGATGGAAGTGGTAGGTCGCAGATtcaaggtgaacttggtgtgcttgccTCAGGAGGGACTAGATATAATATTGGGAATGGACTGGTTGTCTAATAATCACGTCATAATTGATTGTGAATGA
- the LOC114165253 gene encoding uncharacterized protein LOC114165253: MRATQSRQKSYADRRRRPLEFEAGDHVFLRITQRIGPVAYEIALPAHLANLHNVFHMSQLRKYIAYPSHVFEADDIQVRDDLTMDVRPLQILDSQVKQLRGKEIETVTVLWDEATQEMTWEMKDLMRQSYPHLFPGKL; encoded by the exons ATGCGAGCCACCCAGAGTCGGCAGAAGTCTTATGCTGATAGAAGAAGACGACCGTTAGAGTTTGAGGCTGGAGACCATGTGTTTCTCCGG ATCACTCAGAGGATAGGTCCAGTGGCGTATGAGATTGCATTACCGGCACACTTGGCGAATTTGCATAATGTCTTCCACATGTCACAATTGAGGAAGTACATTGCATACCCTTCACACGTATTCGAAGCGGACGATATCCAAGTTCGAGATGATTTGACGATGGATGTCAGACCACTGCAGATCTTGGACTCACAGGTTAAACAGTTGAGAGGTAAAGAAATCGAGACGGTGACAGTCCTTTGGGATGAAGCGACTCaagagatgacttgggagatgaAGGACTTGATGAGGCAATCTTACCCGCATTTATTCCCTGGTAAGCTTTAA